One Methanosphaera sp. WGK6 DNA window includes the following coding sequences:
- a CDS encoding Ig-like domain repeat protein codes for MNNNIKPLFLFTTIMILFIVFSPVNATDNITASENTEVVSLSNTSDTHINQITTTNKNIEKTLKENQQETIQNTDNKKNTHLTVNEAMDSISIGEIEVITGILTDTDNKGLSNKTITIKTDKSDVNVTTNKDGMYSYNYISSNVTTVIVTVLFEGDTTYNPTQNETWFDVEPMITTLTIDTEQTITLAENITIKGQLLNKNGIGIANQLITLNLNNNIIQLKTNTTGSYNYSTIPTKVGLITVKVQFNGIKQYLDSYEETIIDVSKVNTILSISKYRNPITAGNNLTINGTLTDEYGAIIPNATIQLVIKNNTINIKTNNNGVYVYNYITTKSDKISISAKYMGNNKYTQSENTTEVDIEQKISYIELNGIFNQEIYNNLEIQGRLLNLYTSEVLPNQTINLTINNKTYTLTTNNRGVFNTTVYLTEIGTYYVQVTYSGNITYTGYRTNTTFISSGLVDVYVNSNARGNGKTRTNPTNITNALKIVTNNGIIHLVTINNKTTDTYTTPITINSKTTPIKVLQIVGDPGMNIIFNGLYKNQILSIAQGYNLKISNILFKQGNATSGGAIINKGNLTLTNSTIKENTARYGGAILNEGNLTLHNNTIINNNALNSGGVINSKGYINLKYNNFTNNSAAFGGAIYSSGNASITNNNYFISNHVTKNGGAIYNFGVMNIQNNNFTQNTANQWSGAVHNARNITVTSNKFALNTAGQLGGAMFNNANGTITSNTFESNRGKYGGAIYNGGVVLIQKNTIRYNNASQTGGAVANKGIVTLKSNKMTGNKAVYGGAIFSNNTVAVDSDIITYCVASKSGGAIYNIGNFTVKNSNFTGNKANMGGTIFNAKNMNITSNNIVSGNASLGGGLYNDGITCNVVGNKFIKNHANYGGAAFTKKAIIESKNTYTNNTAIKGPNVYPK; via the coding sequence ATGAATAATAATATAAAACCATTATTCTTATTTACAACGATAATGATATTATTTATAGTATTCTCTCCAGTAAATGCAACTGATAACATAACTGCCTCTGAGAATACTGAAGTAGTTTCTCTGTCCAATACCAGTGATACTCATATAAACCAAATAACAACTACAAATAAAAATATAGAAAAAACATTGAAAGAAAATCAGCAAGAAACTATTCAAAATACAGATAATAAGAAAAATACACACTTAACAGTAAATGAAGCTATGGATTCAATTAGTATCGGAGAAATAGAAGTAATTACAGGAATACTTACTGATACAGACAATAAAGGATTATCTAATAAAACAATAACTATTAAAACAGACAAATCTGATGTAAATGTAACTACCAATAAAGATGGCATGTATAGTTATAATTATATTTCAAGTAATGTGACTACTGTAATAGTAACAGTATTATTTGAAGGAGATACTACTTATAATCCCACACAAAATGAAACCTGGTTTGATGTAGAACCCATGATTACAACATTAACAATAGATACAGAACAGACAATAACACTTGCAGAAAACATAACAATAAAAGGACAACTACTTAATAAGAACGGAATTGGTATAGCTAACCAATTAATAACATTAAATCTAAATAATAACATAATTCAACTAAAAACCAATACAACAGGATCATATAATTATTCAACAATACCCACAAAAGTAGGTCTAATAACAGTAAAAGTTCAATTTAATGGAATAAAACAATATCTAGACTCTTATGAAGAAACAATAATTGATGTTAGTAAAGTAAATACAATACTCTCTATTAGCAAATATAGAAACCCAATAACTGCTGGAAATAACCTAACAATTAATGGTACACTTACTGATGAATATGGTGCAATAATACCTAATGCAACGATACAATTAGTAATTAAAAATAACACTATAAACATTAAAACTAATAATAATGGAGTCTATGTCTATAATTATATAACCACTAAATCCGATAAAATAAGTATATCAGCTAAATATATGGGTAATAACAAATATACTCAATCTGAAAATACTACTGAAGTAGATATAGAACAAAAAATAAGTTACATTGAATTAAATGGAATATTTAATCAGGAAATATACAATAACTTAGAAATTCAGGGTAGATTACTAAACTTATATACATCAGAAGTACTACCTAATCAAACAATCAATTTAACTATAAATAACAAGACATATACTCTAACTACTAACAATAGAGGTGTATTTAATACAACAGTATATCTTACAGAAATAGGAACATACTATGTTCAAGTAACATATTCTGGAAATATTACATATACTGGTTATAGAACAAATACCACATTCATATCTAGTGGATTGGTAGATGTATATGTAAATAGTAATGCAAGAGGTAATGGAAAAACAAGAACTAATCCTACAAATATAACTAATGCACTTAAAATAGTAACTAATAATGGAATAATACATCTTGTAACAATAAATAATAAAACCACTGATACATATACAACACCAATTACAATTAATAGTAAAACCACACCCATTAAAGTACTGCAAATTGTGGGTGATCCTGGAATGAATATTATATTCAATGGATTATATAAAAATCAGATATTATCTATAGCACAGGGTTACAACTTAAAAATTAGCAATATTTTATTTAAACAAGGTAATGCTACAAGTGGTGGAGCAATAATAAATAAAGGAAATCTTACACTGACTAACAGTACAATAAAAGAAAATACTGCTCGTTATGGTGGGGCAATACTTAATGAAGGTAATTTAACACTACATAATAACACGATTATCAATAATAATGCATTAAATTCTGGTGGAGTAATAAATAGTAAAGGATATATTAATTTAAAATATAATAATTTCACAAATAATTCCGCAGCATTTGGAGGAGCAATATACTCAAGTGGAAATGCTAGTATAACTAATAATAATTATTTCATATCCAATCATGTGACTAAAAATGGTGGAGCAATCTACAACTTTGGAGTAATGAACATACAAAATAACAATTTCACACAAAACACTGCCAACCAGTGGAGTGGAGCAGTACATAATGCAAGAAATATCACAGTAACATCAAATAAATTTGCATTAAACACTGCTGGTCAACTAGGTGGAGCTATGTTTAATAATGCTAATGGAACAATTACCAGTAACACATTTGAGTCTAATCGTGGAAAATATGGTGGAGCCATATATAATGGAGGAGTAGTACTCATCCAGAAAAACACAATCCGTTATAATAATGCTTCACAAACTGGAGGAGCAGTAGCAAACAAAGGAATAGTAACACTTAAATCCAACAAAATGACTGGAAACAAGGCAGTGTATGGAGGAGCAATATTCTCTAACAACACAGTAGCAGTAGACAGTGATATTATAACTTATTGTGTTGCAAGTAAAAGTGGAGGAGCAATCTATAATATAGGAAACTTCACAGTAAAAAATAGTAACTTCACAGGAAATAAAGCAAATATGGGTGGAACAATATTCAATGCAAAGAATATGAACATCACCAGTAATAATATTGTAAGTGGTAATGCATCCCTTGGTGGAGGACTCTATAATGATGGAATAACATGTAATGTAGTTGGAAACAAGTTCATTAAAAACCATGCAAACTATGGGGGCGCAGCATTTACCAAAAAAGCAATAATAGAATCTAAAAACACATATACTAATAACACTGCAATAAAAGGACCAAATGTATATCCAAAATAA
- a CDS encoding nitroreductase family protein, whose amino-acid sequence MKDADIILNNIYNRKSVRKFTADEVNNEDLIKVLRAGSSAPSTLNLQPWHFIVFKNSKTLKSMADIHEYSKMFNEAKAGIIVAGDINKTLKGAEEFWIQDCAAATENILLAIEALNLGAVWTGIYPIEERFKKLADYFNLPSNIIPFSLIAIGHPDGPQNVLDKWNESRIHWETWD is encoded by the coding sequence ATGAAAGATGCAGACATTATTTTAAATAATATTTACAATAGGAAAAGTGTGCGTAAGTTCACTGCTGATGAAGTTAATAATGAGGATTTAATTAAAGTTTTACGTGCTGGTAGTAGTGCTCCTTCAACTTTAAATCTTCAACCATGGCATTTTATTGTATTTAAAAATTCTAAGACTCTTAAAAGTATGGCTGATATTCATGAATATTCTAAGATGTTTAATGAAGCTAAGGCAGGTATTATTGTTGCAGGTGATATTAATAAGACTTTAAAGGGTGCTGAAGAATTTTGGATTCAGGATTGTGCTGCAGCTACTGAGAATATATTACTTGCTATTGAGGCTTTGAATCTTGGTGCTGTTTGGACAGGAATTTATCCAATTGAGGAACGTTTTAAAAAGTTAGCTGATTATTTTAATCTACCTTCTAATATTATTCCATTTTCTTTGATTGCTATTGGTCATCCTGATGGTCCTCAAAATGTTTTAGATAAGTGGAATGAATCTCGAATTCATTGGGAAACTTGGGATTAA
- a CDS encoding queuosine precursor transporter gives MNWNLDYTDKRVVITAIFCMAFTIANLITVKIIDLNIFGLEVPAGVLIYPLVYILTNVMTEVYGEETARRTLILGIAADVLFVFMTTLMLFLPSPGWYTGDSSLAFVFTQTPRILVASYISYLAGNLVNARVTTIVNRGTSYLTLKNYGAISLGELVDNILFIGLAFIGSVPLIDVVIMIFSHWVISLIWCAIAQPFTNKTVKWAAEGKPVEA, from the coding sequence ATGAATTGGAATTTAGATTATACTGATAAGCGAGTAGTTATAACTGCTATATTTTGTATGGCATTTACAATTGCAAACTTAATTACAGTAAAAATTATAGATTTAAACATCTTTGGACTTGAAGTTCCAGCAGGTGTTCTTATCTATCCATTAGTTTACATTTTAACAAATGTAATGACAGAAGTATATGGCGAAGAAACAGCAAGAAGAACATTAATACTTGGTATTGCTGCTGATGTATTATTTGTATTCATGACCACATTAATGTTATTCTTACCATCACCTGGATGGTATACAGGAGATTCAAGTTTAGCATTTGTATTTACACAAACTCCTAGAATATTAGTAGCTTCATATATTAGTTACTTAGCTGGAAACCTTGTAAATGCAAGAGTTACAACAATAGTTAACCGTGGAACATCATACTTAACACTTAAAAACTATGGAGCTATTTCTCTTGGAGAATTAGTTGATAATATATTATTCATAGGTTTAGCATTTATTGGATCAGTACCATTAATAGATGTTGTAATAATGATATTCAGTCACTGGGTAATAAGTTTAATTTGGTGTGCAATCGCTCAACCATTTACTAATAAGACAGTTAAATGGGCAGCTGAAGGTAAACCTGTTGAAGCTTAA